A genomic stretch from Flavobacterium humidisoli includes:
- a CDS encoding NUDIX hydrolase, which yields MLKDIIDNNENYQPGLSIDCVIFGFHDNQLKVLLIKVERANKWSLPGGFIPVDQDIDTAAITVLNGRTGVDGVFLRQFATFGKVNRNHQHFDKKTLEYLQIEEEKGKWLTRRFVTIGYYALVDFSKILPNPTGRYEVVEWIDHKEVPELILDHKEILDKALDTLRTELNLMPIGYNLLPEKFTIPELQKLYETILDKKLDRRNFLRKITNIGILNKLDEKKSNVAHKAPNLYSFDKEKYDEVLKNGLNQGW from the coding sequence ATGTTAAAAGACATTATAGATAATAACGAAAATTACCAACCAGGACTTTCTATAGACTGTGTCATTTTTGGTTTTCATGATAATCAGTTAAAAGTGTTATTGATTAAAGTGGAACGTGCCAATAAATGGTCTTTGCCCGGCGGTTTTATTCCTGTAGATCAGGATATTGATACAGCTGCAATCACAGTGCTGAATGGTAGAACAGGTGTTGATGGGGTATTTTTAAGACAATTTGCGACCTTTGGAAAAGTAAATCGTAACCATCAGCATTTTGATAAAAAAACCTTGGAATATCTCCAAATTGAAGAAGAAAAAGGAAAATGGCTAACGCGCCGTTTTGTTACAATTGGATACTATGCTTTGGTGGATTTTTCTAAAATTCTTCCTAACCCAACAGGCAGATATGAAGTAGTGGAATGGATTGATCATAAAGAAGTTCCTGAGCTTATTTTAGATCATAAGGAAATTTTGGATAAAGCCTTAGACACTTTACGTACAGAATTAAATTTAATGCCAATTGGTTACAATTTATTGCCGGAGAAATTTACCATTCCAGAACTGCAAAAATTGTACGAAACAATTTTGGACAAAAAATTAGACCGTCGAAATTTTTTGCGTAAAATCACCAATATAGGAATTCTTAATAAGCTTGACGAAAAGAAAAGTAACGTAGCGCACAAAGCTCCAAACTTGTATTCTTTCGATAAAGAAAAATACGATGAGGTTCTTAAAAACGGACTGAATCAAGGCTGGTAA
- a CDS encoding alpha-ketoglutarate-dependent dioxygenase AlkB family protein, which translates to MDLFNPQIDETTNLLPKDGTVNYYGKCFSRQEADFYRDILLNTIEWKNDEAIIFGKLILTKRKVAWYGDQEFEYTYSNTTKKALPWTPELLRLKKIIEEKTGETFNSCLLNLYHTGEEGMAWHSDAEKDLKKNGAIGSVSFGAERKFAFKHKESKETVSLILEHGSLLVMKDETQTHWLHRLPPTKTTQKPRVNLTFRTIVR; encoded by the coding sequence ATGGACTTATTTAATCCCCAAATAGACGAAACAACCAATCTTCTTCCAAAAGATGGAACAGTGAATTATTATGGAAAATGCTTCTCCAGACAGGAAGCCGATTTCTATCGCGATATTTTATTAAATACAATAGAATGGAAAAATGACGAAGCCATTATCTTTGGAAAACTAATCTTAACCAAACGAAAAGTAGCTTGGTACGGCGATCAGGAATTTGAATATACGTATTCGAATACCACTAAAAAAGCTTTGCCCTGGACTCCTGAACTTTTAAGGTTAAAGAAAATCATTGAAGAAAAAACAGGAGAAACTTTCAATTCCTGTCTGCTGAATTTATATCATACTGGCGAAGAAGGAATGGCGTGGCACAGCGATGCTGAGAAAGATTTAAAGAAAAATGGCGCAATCGGATCTGTAAGTTTTGGTGCCGAACGTAAATTTGCTTTCAAACATAAAGAATCTAAAGAAACCGTTTCTCTAATTCTGGAACACGGAAGTTTATTGGTTATGAAAGATGAAACACAAACACATTGGCTGCATCGGTTACCTCCAACAAAAACAACTCAAAAACCTCGAGTAAATTTGACTTTTAGAACTATTGTGAGATAA
- a CDS encoding MmcQ/YjbR family DNA-binding protein produces MVSIEEFRKLAMSFPDATEEPHFEKTSFRIKKKIFATFDQKNNHAVLKLNEIDQSVFCASSGKIFYEVPNKWGKQGWTIVELSRVRPEMFENALIRSYENVATKKK; encoded by the coding sequence ATGGTTTCAATTGAAGAATTTAGAAAATTAGCAATGTCATTTCCAGATGCGACCGAAGAGCCTCATTTTGAGAAGACTTCCTTTCGAATCAAAAAGAAGATTTTTGCCACTTTTGACCAAAAAAATAATCATGCCGTTTTAAAACTAAACGAAATAGATCAATCGGTTTTTTGCGCGTCAAGCGGAAAGATTTTCTATGAAGTTCCAAACAAATGGGGAAAACAAGGCTGGACAATTGTCGAACTTTCAAGAGTAAGGCCCGAAATGTTTGAAAATGCTTTAATTCGTTCGTATGAAAATGTTGCTACAAAAAAGAAGTAA
- a CDS encoding 2OG-Fe(II) oxygenase yields MQNIQSKIASQNWESITESMHENGFAIIPEVLNNEQCEDLKFDYDNPNLYRKTVVMERYRFGLGEYKYFNYPLPDLIQNIRTSIYPKLAPIANAWMKVLNIDTTFPEKHADLLKQCHENDQLKATILILKYGKSGFNTLHQDLYGDVYFPIQIVLFLSDPDEDFTGGEFVLTQQTPRAQSKAIVLKPKKGDILVFTTNFKPVKGTKGYYRVNMKHGVSEVHSGERYTLGIIFHDALS; encoded by the coding sequence ATGCAAAATATACAATCCAAAATTGCTTCTCAAAACTGGGAAAGCATCACTGAATCTATGCACGAAAATGGATTCGCAATCATTCCAGAAGTACTTAATAACGAACAATGCGAAGATTTAAAATTCGATTATGATAATCCAAATTTATACAGAAAAACAGTTGTCATGGAACGTTATCGATTTGGCTTAGGCGAATATAAATATTTCAATTACCCCCTGCCCGATTTGATTCAAAACATACGTACTTCTATTTATCCGAAGCTGGCTCCAATTGCAAATGCATGGATGAAAGTCCTTAATATCGACACTACTTTTCCTGAAAAACATGCAGATTTATTAAAACAATGTCACGAAAATGATCAGCTGAAAGCGACGATTTTAATTCTAAAATACGGTAAAAGCGGTTTTAATACATTGCATCAGGATTTGTATGGAGATGTTTATTTTCCCATTCAAATCGTACTTTTTCTTTCTGATCCTGATGAAGATTTTACAGGCGGCGAATTTGTTTTAACACAGCAAACACCAAGAGCGCAATCGAAAGCAATTGTCTTAAAACCTAAAAAGGGAGATATTCTTGTTTTTACAACCAATTTTAAACCTGTAAAGGGCACAAAAGGATATTATCGCGTGAATATGAAACATGGCGTAAGCGAAGTCCATTCTGGCGAACGTTATACGTTGGGGATTATTTTTCATGATGCGTTGTCATAA
- a CDS encoding Ada metal-binding domain-containing protein — translation MINHQKITDSELLRKIKKGEICFGGNQKLKIYGTLKCSSGKRMKRENRVFFLSENEAKENGFRPCGHCMKPEYLKWKNGLI, via the coding sequence ATGATTAATCATCAAAAAATAACCGATTCTGAATTGCTCCGTAAAATTAAAAAAGGCGAAATTTGCTTTGGCGGCAACCAAAAACTAAAAATCTACGGAACGCTCAAATGTTCTTCGGGTAAAAGAATGAAACGCGAAAATCGAGTTTTCTTTTTGTCTGAAAATGAAGCCAAAGAAAATGGTTTCAGGCCTTGCGGTCATTGCATGAAACCGGAATACTTAAAATGGAAAAATGGACTTATTTAA
- a CDS encoding GrpB family protein, translated as MIGSENWNIVVVAYDPNWTGEFKKIEKELLAVINDSVLSIEHVGSTSVEGLHAKPIIDIDVVVGDNMFLLVKEKLKTIGYEHVGDIGIEGREAFSYKNKEHLMEHHLYVCHKDANELKRHITFRNYLRAHEDDRNRYSQIKIEMAEKFPHDIDNYLLGKQSVILDIYKKCGLIN; from the coding sequence ATGATTGGTAGTGAAAATTGGAATATAGTAGTCGTAGCATACGATCCTAATTGGACAGGAGAGTTTAAAAAAATTGAAAAAGAATTGCTCGCAGTAATAAATGACTCGGTATTGTCAATTGAACACGTTGGGAGTACATCTGTGGAAGGATTACATGCGAAGCCTATTATTGATATTGATGTTGTAGTGGGAGATAATATGTTTTTATTAGTAAAAGAAAAGCTGAAAACGATAGGTTACGAGCACGTTGGTGATATTGGTATAGAGGGTCGCGAAGCTTTTAGCTATAAAAATAAAGAACATCTTATGGAACATCATTTATATGTATGTCATAAAGATGCGAATGAATTAAAAAGACATATTACTTTTAGGAATTACCTTCGTGCGCATGAGGATGACAGAAATAGATATAGCCAGATTAAAATTGAAATGGCAGAAAAATTTCCTCACGATATCGATAATTATCTTTTAGGAAAGCAATCTGTAATTTTAGATATTTATAAAAAATGTGGATTGATAAACTAA